One genomic window of Paraburkholderia acidiphila includes the following:
- a CDS encoding enoyl-CoA hydratase: MGYENILVETRGKVGLITLNRPKALNALNDALMDELGAALKAFDADEGVGAIVITGSEKAFAAGADIGMMATYTFMDVYKGDYITRNWETIRSIRKPIIAAVAGFALGGGCELAMMCDMIFAADTAKFGQPEIKLGVIPGAGGTQRLPRAVSKAKAMDLCLTARMMGAEEAERAGLVSRVIPAADLLNETLAAAATICEFSLPAVMMAKESVNRAYETTLAEGVHFERRLFHSLFATEDQKEGMAAFVEKRKPAFKNK; the protein is encoded by the coding sequence ATGGGGTACGAAAACATCCTGGTCGAGACGCGCGGCAAGGTCGGTCTGATCACGCTGAACCGGCCAAAGGCGCTCAATGCGCTGAACGATGCGCTCATGGACGAACTGGGCGCAGCGCTCAAGGCGTTCGACGCCGATGAGGGCGTTGGTGCGATCGTCATCACGGGTAGCGAGAAGGCGTTTGCGGCCGGCGCGGACATCGGGATGATGGCGACCTACACGTTCATGGATGTGTACAAAGGCGACTACATCACGCGCAACTGGGAGACGATTCGTTCGATTCGCAAGCCGATCATCGCGGCGGTCGCGGGCTTCGCGCTCGGTGGTGGCTGCGAGTTGGCCATGATGTGCGACATGATCTTCGCCGCCGATACAGCGAAGTTCGGCCAGCCCGAAATCAAGCTGGGCGTGATTCCGGGGGCGGGCGGTACGCAGCGTCTGCCGCGCGCGGTATCGAAAGCCAAGGCAATGGATCTATGCCTGACCGCGCGGATGATGGGGGCGGAAGAGGCGGAGCGCGCGGGGCTGGTATCGCGAGTGATTCCAGCCGCGGATTTGCTGAATGAAACACTCGCGGCGGCGGCGACCATCTGCGAGTTCTCCTTGCCCGCCGTCATGATGGCGAAGGAGTCGGTGAACCGCGCCTACGAGACCACGCTCGCGGAAGGCGTGCACTTCGAGCGTCGCCTGTTCCATTCGCTGTTCGCAACGGAAGATCAAAAGGAAGGGATGGCGGCCTTCGTCGAAAAACGCAAGCCCGCGTTCAAGAACAAGTAA
- a CDS encoding porin, whose amino-acid sequence MKKSLLALAALGAFAGVAHAQSSVTLYGIIDEGFNINTNSGGHHLYNLSSGVMQGSRFGLRGAEDLGGGLKAVFVLENGFDVNTGKLGQGGLLFGRQAYVGLSSSQFGTVTLGRQYDSVVDYVGPLEVGDQWGGYIAAHPQDLDNFNNAYRTNNTVKFTSVNYAGLTFGGTYSFGGQAGNFSQNQIWSLGAGYNNGPLVLGVGYLNARTPNNFGGLFNNGSTTAPLSNALASTSTVYGGFSTANTYQVIGAGGAYTFGAATFGLTYSNVSFRNLGAVAGAANGVAYQRGSNATFNNVEANFKYQFTPALLAGFAFDYTDGSSTTLANGTSNGGAKYFQYALGTDYFLSKRTDVYLIGVYQHATGTNSLGEPAVASINNLTPSSTNNVFTARVGIRHKF is encoded by the coding sequence ATGAAGAAGTCGCTTCTCGCGCTTGCTGCGCTGGGCGCGTTCGCGGGCGTTGCTCACGCTCAGAGCAGCGTCACGCTGTACGGCATCATCGACGAAGGTTTCAACATCAACACGAATTCGGGTGGCCACCACCTGTACAACCTGTCGAGCGGCGTGATGCAAGGCAGCCGTTTCGGCCTGCGTGGCGCTGAAGACCTCGGCGGCGGCCTGAAGGCAGTCTTCGTGCTCGAAAATGGTTTCGACGTGAACACCGGCAAGCTCGGCCAGGGCGGCCTGTTGTTCGGTCGTCAAGCCTATGTCGGTCTGTCGAGCTCGCAGTTCGGCACGGTTACGCTGGGTCGCCAGTACGACTCCGTCGTCGACTACGTCGGTCCGCTCGAAGTGGGCGACCAGTGGGGCGGCTACATCGCGGCTCACCCGCAAGATCTGGACAACTTCAACAACGCATACCGTACGAACAACACGGTCAAGTTCACGAGCGTGAACTACGCTGGTCTGACGTTCGGCGGCACGTACAGCTTCGGTGGCCAGGCAGGCAACTTCTCGCAGAACCAGATCTGGTCGCTGGGCGCTGGCTACAACAATGGCCCCCTCGTCCTCGGCGTTGGTTACCTGAACGCGCGCACGCCGAATAACTTTGGCGGCCTGTTCAACAATGGCTCGACCACTGCGCCGCTCTCGAACGCCCTTGCTTCGACCAGCACCGTGTACGGCGGCTTCTCGACCGCCAACACGTACCAGGTCATCGGCGCAGGCGGTGCATACACGTTCGGCGCAGCAACGTTCGGCCTGACGTATTCGAACGTCAGCTTCCGCAACCTGGGCGCGGTGGCGGGCGCAGCAAACGGCGTTGCTTACCAGCGTGGTTCGAATGCGACGTTCAACAACGTCGAAGCGAACTTCAAGTACCAGTTCACGCCGGCTCTGCTCGCTGGCTTCGCGTTCGACTATACGGACGGCAGCAGCACGACCCTGGCGAACGGCACGAGCAACGGCGGCGCGAAGTACTTCCAGTACGCTCTGGGCACGGACTACTTCCTGTCGAAGCGCACGGACGTCTACCTGATCGGCGTCTACCAGCACGCTACGGGTACGAACTCGCTCGGCGAGCCGGCTGTCGCGTCGATCAACAACCTGACGCCGTCGAGCACCAACAATGTGTTCACGGCTCGCGTTGGTATCCGTCACAAGTTCTAA
- a CDS encoding molybdopterin-containing oxidoreductase family protein: protein MNAPAEFARESARAVCPHDCPDTCAMRVTVENGRAIKVTGDPEHPPTQGVLCTKVTRYAERVHHPKRLTQPMKRVGRKGEGRFEPISWDEANRIAAERLGEIAQRAPEAILPYSYAGTMGLVQGDSIAQRFFHKLGASRLDRAICAAAGAAGLRYTFGSSLGMLTEYFAESEVILIWGANPIASNLHFWTRAQEAKRNGAKLIAIDPYRSLTAEKCHQHIALKPGTDGALALGMMHVLITEDRLDHDYIAAHTHGFDALKARALTYTPARVAGICGIEEQVVVDLAHLYASTRKTAIRMNYGLQRVRGGGNAVRAIACLPALTGAWRERAGGVLLSSSGWAPVDTNALQRPDLIPGWPQHQPRIINMNQIGDALTHAGDAAFGPKVEAIVVYNSNPVAVAPESAKVAAGFAREDLFTIVLEQFQTDTADYADLLLPATTQLEHLDVHKSYGHTHIMANLPAIAPVGEARPNTEIFRSIARAMGLTEPALFESDEDVAARAFDWSDPALDGADWAALKREGWLKLNIPEAPFANGGFRTPTGKCEFHSEALANAGLDPLPDYLPPHESADGAPELAARYPLAMISPPARNFLNSTFVNVESLRATEGEPHVDLHPADAARREIADGDEVRVFNDRGSMRARARVTDRARSGLVVGLSIWWKKLAPDGRNANEVTSQALTDLGGSATFYDCLVEVERA from the coding sequence ATGAACGCCCCAGCCGAATTTGCCCGCGAATCTGCCCGTGCAGTTTGCCCGCACGATTGTCCCGATACCTGCGCAATGCGCGTGACCGTTGAAAATGGCCGGGCGATCAAGGTGACCGGCGACCCCGAGCATCCGCCCACCCAGGGCGTGCTGTGCACGAAGGTGACCCGCTATGCCGAGCGAGTCCATCATCCGAAGCGCTTGACGCAGCCGATGAAACGGGTCGGACGCAAGGGCGAAGGGCGTTTCGAGCCCATCAGCTGGGACGAGGCCAACCGGATCGCCGCTGAACGCCTCGGCGAAATCGCGCAGCGCGCGCCGGAGGCAATCCTGCCGTACAGCTACGCCGGGACGATGGGACTCGTTCAGGGCGATAGCATCGCACAGCGCTTCTTTCACAAGCTCGGGGCGTCGCGTCTCGATCGCGCGATCTGCGCGGCGGCGGGCGCCGCCGGCCTGCGATATACGTTTGGCTCGAGCCTCGGCATGCTCACGGAGTATTTCGCAGAAAGCGAAGTGATCCTGATCTGGGGCGCTAATCCGATCGCGTCGAACCTGCACTTCTGGACCCGCGCGCAAGAGGCGAAACGCAATGGCGCGAAGCTGATCGCGATCGACCCGTATCGCTCGCTGACGGCCGAAAAATGCCATCAGCACATTGCACTCAAGCCCGGCACAGACGGCGCGCTCGCGCTCGGCATGATGCACGTGCTGATCACCGAGGACCGGCTCGACCACGATTACATTGCCGCCCATACCCACGGCTTCGACGCGTTGAAGGCGCGTGCGCTGACCTACACGCCGGCGCGCGTCGCCGGGATCTGCGGCATCGAGGAACAGGTTGTCGTCGATCTTGCGCATCTCTATGCCTCGACGCGCAAGACGGCAATCCGCATGAACTATGGCCTGCAACGTGTGCGCGGCGGCGGCAACGCCGTGCGTGCCATCGCCTGCCTCCCTGCGTTGACCGGCGCGTGGCGCGAGCGCGCGGGCGGCGTGCTGCTCTCGTCGTCCGGTTGGGCGCCCGTCGATACGAACGCCCTTCAGCGTCCAGATCTGATTCCGGGCTGGCCGCAGCATCAGCCGCGTATCATCAACATGAACCAGATCGGCGACGCGCTCACGCACGCAGGCGATGCCGCATTCGGGCCGAAAGTCGAAGCGATCGTCGTCTACAACTCGAACCCGGTTGCGGTTGCGCCCGAGTCGGCGAAGGTCGCTGCTGGCTTTGCGCGCGAGGACCTCTTTACCATCGTGCTCGAGCAGTTCCAGACCGACACCGCCGATTACGCTGACCTGCTGCTGCCGGCCACGACCCAGCTTGAACATCTCGACGTCCACAAGTCCTACGGGCATACGCACATCATGGCGAACCTGCCTGCGATCGCGCCCGTTGGCGAGGCGCGGCCGAATACCGAGATCTTCCGCTCCATCGCGCGCGCGATGGGCCTGACCGAGCCGGCGCTGTTCGAAAGCGACGAAGACGTAGCGGCCCGCGCATTCGACTGGAGCGATCCCGCGCTCGATGGCGCCGACTGGGCGGCGCTCAAGCGCGAAGGCTGGCTGAAGCTGAACATTCCCGAAGCGCCGTTTGCGAACGGCGGTTTTCGCACGCCCACGGGCAAATGCGAGTTCCATAGCGAGGCGCTTGCGAATGCCGGACTCGATCCGCTGCCCGACTACCTGCCGCCGCACGAGTCGGCGGACGGCGCGCCCGAGCTTGCCGCGCGCTATCCGCTTGCGATGATCTCGCCGCCCGCGCGCAACTTTCTCAACAGTACTTTCGTGAATGTGGAGAGCCTGCGCGCGACCGAAGGCGAACCGCACGTGGATCTCCATCCGGCCGACGCCGCCCGCCGGGAGATTGCCGACGGCGACGAGGTTCGAGTGTTCAACGACCGCGGCTCGATGCGCGCGCGAGCGCGTGTGACCGACCGGGCGCGTAGCGGCCTCGTGGTAGGGCTGTCGATCTGGTGGAAGAAGCTGGCGCCGGACGGCCGCAATGCCAACGAGGTGACGAGTCAGGCGCTCACCGACCTTGGCGGCTCGGCGACTTTCTACGATTGCCTCGTTGAGGTCGAGCGCGCCTGA
- the pcaF gene encoding 3-oxoadipyl-CoA thiolase, translating into MTEAYICDAIRTPFGRYGGALKDVRADDLAAVPIRALVERNPGVDWSALDDVLYGCANQAGEDNRNVARMAALLAGLPTDAPGGTLNRLCGSGLDAVGSAARAIKAGEARLMIAGGVESMTRAPFVMGKAASAFSREAAVYDTTIGWRFVNKLMKQQHGVDSMPETAENVAEEFKINRADQDAFALRSQQKAARAQKDGTLAQEIVAVEIAQKKGDPVRVTLDEHPRETSLESLAKLKGVVKPDGTVTAGNASGVNDGACALLLANEEAAQQYGLRRRARVLGMATAGVAPRIMGIGPAPATQKLLKQLGMTLDQFDVIELNEAFASQGLAVLRALGIADDDPRVNPNGGAIALGHPLGASGARLVTTALHQLERTNGRFALCTMCIGVGQGIALAIERVEA; encoded by the coding sequence ATGACCGAAGCCTATATCTGCGACGCGATTCGCACCCCGTTCGGCCGCTACGGCGGCGCCCTCAAGGATGTCCGCGCGGACGACCTCGCCGCCGTGCCCATCCGCGCACTCGTCGAGCGCAATCCCGGCGTGGACTGGAGCGCGCTCGACGACGTGCTTTACGGCTGCGCCAACCAGGCTGGCGAGGACAATCGCAACGTCGCGCGTATGGCCGCGCTGCTCGCGGGCCTGCCCACCGACGCGCCGGGCGGCACGCTCAACCGCCTGTGCGGCTCGGGCCTCGACGCTGTCGGCAGTGCGGCGCGCGCGATCAAGGCGGGCGAAGCGCGCCTCATGATCGCGGGCGGCGTGGAAAGCATGACGCGCGCACCGTTCGTGATGGGCAAGGCGGCTTCGGCGTTCTCGCGTGAAGCGGCCGTCTACGACACGACCATTGGCTGGCGCTTCGTCAACAAGCTGATGAAGCAGCAGCACGGTGTCGATTCGATGCCGGAAACGGCGGAAAACGTCGCCGAAGAATTTAAGATCAACCGCGCCGATCAAGACGCGTTCGCGCTGCGCAGCCAGCAAAAGGCGGCTCGCGCGCAGAAGGACGGCACGCTCGCGCAGGAAATCGTCGCGGTCGAAATCGCCCAAAAGAAGGGTGACCCGGTTCGCGTGACGCTCGACGAACACCCGCGCGAGACTTCGCTCGAATCGCTGGCCAAGCTCAAGGGCGTCGTGAAGCCGGACGGCACGGTCACGGCGGGCAACGCCTCGGGTGTCAACGACGGCGCCTGCGCCCTGCTGCTCGCCAATGAAGAGGCCGCGCAGCAGTATGGCCTGCGGCGTCGCGCGCGCGTGCTCGGCATGGCGACCGCCGGCGTCGCGCCGCGCATCATGGGCATCGGCCCCGCGCCCGCTACGCAAAAGCTGCTCAAGCAACTCGGCATGACGCTGGACCAGTTTGACGTGATCGAACTCAATGAAGCATTCGCCTCGCAAGGTCTCGCCGTGCTGCGCGCACTCGGCATTGCCGACGACGATCCGCGCGTGAACCCGAATGGCGGAGCGATTGCACTGGGCCACCCGCTCGGCGCTTCGGGCGCGCGGCTCGTTACGACGGCGCTGCATCAACTGGAGCGCACGAATGGACGCTTTGCGCTTTGCACGATGTGCATCGGCGTCGGCCAGGGCATTGCCCTCGCAATCGAACGCGTCGAGGCATAA
- the paaG gene encoding 2-(1,2-epoxy-1,2-dihydrophenyl)acetyl-CoA isomerase PaaG produces the protein MPYDAIRVEIDASTRVATITLNRPDKLNSFTRVMHGELAAALDEVAAAGARALVLTGAGRGFCAGQDLADLDFTPGAMTDLGDLIDEHFNPLIKRLQALPMPVIAAVNGTAAGAGANLALACDLVLAARSASFIQAFVKIGLVPDSGGTWFLPKRVGMARALGLAMTGEKLSAEKAESWGLVWQVTDDAELAQTAGALAARLAQQPTRAIVATREALRASATNTLDQQLDLERDLQRELGASYDYAEGVKAFIEKRAPHFEGR, from the coding sequence ATGCCCTACGATGCGATTCGCGTCGAAATCGACGCATCCACCCGCGTGGCCACGATCACCCTCAACCGCCCGGACAAGCTCAACAGCTTCACGCGTGTCATGCACGGCGAGCTTGCCGCTGCGCTAGACGAAGTCGCCGCCGCCGGCGCGCGTGCCCTTGTGCTAACAGGCGCGGGCCGCGGCTTCTGCGCGGGCCAGGATCTCGCCGATCTCGACTTCACGCCGGGAGCGATGACCGACCTCGGCGACCTCATCGACGAGCATTTCAATCCGCTGATCAAGCGCCTGCAAGCGCTGCCAATGCCCGTGATCGCAGCCGTCAACGGCACCGCCGCCGGCGCTGGCGCGAATCTCGCCCTCGCCTGCGACCTCGTGCTCGCCGCACGCTCCGCCAGCTTCATCCAGGCGTTCGTGAAGATCGGCCTCGTGCCCGACTCCGGCGGCACGTGGTTCCTGCCCAAGCGCGTGGGCATGGCGCGCGCACTCGGGCTCGCCATGACCGGCGAAAAACTCAGTGCGGAAAAGGCGGAAAGCTGGGGCCTCGTCTGGCAAGTGACCGACGACGCGGAACTCGCGCAAACGGCCGGCGCGCTCGCCGCACGCCTTGCGCAGCAACCTACGCGCGCCATCGTCGCCACGCGCGAAGCGCTGCGCGCATCGGCCACGAACACGCTCGACCAGCAACTCGATCTCGAACGCGATCTGCAGCGCGAACTGGGCGCGTCTTACGACTACGCGGAAGGCGTCAAGGCCTTCATCGAAAAACGCGCACCGCATTTCGAGGGCCGCTGA
- a CDS encoding M20 aminoacylase family protein, whose translation MKLIPEIQAAQGEIQGLRRTIHAHPELRYEETQTSDLVAAKLTEWGIEVHRGMGKTGVVGVLKRGTGKRMVGLRADMDALPIQELNTFDHRSRNEGKMHACGHDGHTAMLLGAAQYLAQHGQFDGTIVFIFQPAEEGGAGAKAMIEDGLFEKFPVDAVFGIHNWPGMPAGYFGVTEGPIMASSNEFRIEVKGVGSHAALPHNGRDPVFTAVQIANGLQSIITRNKKPLDTAVLSITQIHAGDAVNVVPNTAWIAGTVRTFTTETLDLIESRLRKIAESTAEAYDCSVDIAFHRNYPPTVNSSAEAQFAAEVMREVVGADHVDANVEPTMGAEDFSFMLLEKPGCYAFLGNGEGGHRDAGHGAGPCMLHNASYDFNDQLLPVGSSFWVHLATKFLAQQ comes from the coding sequence ATGAAACTGATCCCCGAAATCCAGGCCGCCCAAGGCGAAATTCAGGGCCTCCGACGAACGATCCACGCGCACCCCGAACTGCGGTACGAAGAAACCCAGACCTCCGACCTTGTCGCAGCGAAACTCACGGAATGGGGCATTGAAGTGCATCGCGGCATGGGCAAGACCGGCGTCGTCGGTGTGCTCAAGCGCGGCACGGGCAAGCGTATGGTCGGATTGCGCGCCGATATGGACGCATTACCGATCCAGGAACTCAATACGTTCGATCATCGCTCGCGCAACGAAGGCAAGATGCACGCGTGCGGCCACGACGGGCACACGGCGATGCTGCTTGGCGCAGCCCAATATCTCGCGCAGCACGGACAGTTCGACGGCACGATCGTCTTCATTTTCCAGCCCGCTGAAGAAGGCGGCGCCGGCGCGAAAGCCATGATCGAAGATGGCCTTTTCGAAAAATTTCCAGTGGACGCCGTTTTCGGCATTCACAACTGGCCCGGCATGCCGGCTGGCTACTTCGGCGTGACCGAAGGGCCGATTATGGCTTCGAGCAACGAATTTCGGATTGAAGTGAAAGGCGTAGGATCGCACGCCGCGTTGCCGCATAACGGCCGGGATCCGGTCTTCACAGCGGTGCAGATCGCGAACGGATTGCAAAGCATCATCACGCGCAACAAGAAGCCGCTCGATACGGCCGTGCTCTCGATCACGCAGATTCATGCTGGCGATGCGGTTAACGTCGTGCCGAATACGGCATGGATCGCGGGAACCGTACGTACCTTCACGACGGAAACGCTGGATCTGATCGAGTCGCGGCTGCGCAAGATCGCCGAGAGCACAGCTGAGGCGTACGACTGCTCGGTCGACATCGCTTTTCATCGCAATTATCCGCCGACGGTGAACAGTAGCGCGGAGGCACAGTTCGCTGCGGAGGTCATGCGGGAGGTAGTCGGCGCCGATCACGTTGACGCGAACGTTGAGCCGACCATGGGCGCCGAGGACTTCTCGTTCATGCTGCTTGAAAAGCCCGGCTGCTACGCGTTTCTCGGCAATGGCGAAGGTGGCCACCGGGATGCGGGGCACGGCGCAGGTCCTTGCATGCTGCACAACGCGAGCTACGACTTTAACGATCAACTGCTGCCGGTGGGATCGTCGTTTTGGGTGCACCTGGCGACGAAGTTTTTGGCTCAGCAGTGA
- the paaN gene encoding phenylacetic acid degradation protein PaaN translates to MTHSLFAKHEGALQKALAAIETRGYWSPFAEMPSPKVYGETANADGEAAFKAHLNHPFELDQPSTGETVGSETSPFGFALGARYPKSTPDQLIEAAQNAQRDWRAAGPQAWAGVSLEILERLNRASFEIAFSVMHTTGQAFMMAFQAGGPHAQDRALEAVAYAYDQLRRIPADAHWEKPQGKNPPLAMQKRFTIVPRGTGLVLGCCTFPTWNGYPGLFADLATGNTVIVKPHPGAILPLAITVRIARDVLREAGFDPNVVTLLATAPNDGALVQELAVRPEIKLIDFTGSTQNGDWLERNAHQAQVYTEKAGVNQIVIDSVDDLKAAARNIAFSLSLYSGQMCTAPQNIYVPRDGIRTAEGQVSFEAVAQAIAGAVQKFVSDPARAVEVLGAIQNEGVTARIDEARKLGTMLADSQTLEHPQFAGARVRTPLVLSLDAARDAAQFTREWFGPISFVIATDSTDQSLKLAGETARDHGALTLSVYSTDDAVIEAAHEAAITGGVALSINLTGGVFVNQSAAFSDFHGTGANPAANAALADAAFVANRFRVVQSRVHVEPKAAPAVAS, encoded by the coding sequence ATGACACATTCGCTGTTCGCCAAGCATGAGGGCGCGCTTCAAAAAGCGCTTGCCGCCATTGAGACCCGTGGCTACTGGAGCCCGTTCGCCGAAATGCCTAGCCCCAAAGTGTACGGGGAAACCGCTAACGCAGATGGCGAAGCCGCGTTCAAGGCCCACCTGAATCACCCCTTCGAACTCGACCAGCCGTCGACCGGCGAAACCGTCGGCAGTGAGACCTCGCCGTTCGGCTTCGCGCTCGGCGCGCGCTATCCGAAGTCGACGCCGGATCAGTTGATCGAAGCCGCGCAGAACGCCCAGCGCGACTGGCGCGCGGCCGGCCCGCAGGCATGGGCAGGCGTGAGCCTCGAGATTCTCGAACGCTTGAACCGGGCGAGCTTCGAGATCGCCTTCAGCGTGATGCACACGACCGGCCAGGCGTTCATGATGGCGTTCCAGGCCGGCGGCCCGCACGCTCAGGACCGAGCGCTCGAAGCCGTCGCCTACGCGTACGACCAGTTGCGCCGCATTCCCGCCGACGCGCACTGGGAAAAACCGCAGGGCAAAAACCCGCCGCTTGCGATGCAGAAGCGCTTCACCATCGTGCCGCGCGGCACCGGCCTCGTGCTTGGCTGTTGCACGTTTCCGACCTGGAACGGCTACCCTGGTCTCTTCGCCGACCTCGCGACTGGCAACACCGTTATCGTCAAACCGCACCCGGGCGCGATCCTGCCGCTCGCGATCACCGTGCGCATTGCGCGTGACGTCCTACGCGAAGCCGGCTTCGATCCGAATGTCGTGACACTGCTCGCTACCGCCCCCAACGACGGCGCGCTCGTGCAAGAACTCGCGGTGCGCCCCGAGATCAAGCTGATCGACTTCACGGGCAGCACGCAAAACGGCGACTGGCTCGAACGCAATGCGCACCAGGCGCAGGTCTACACGGAAAAAGCCGGTGTGAACCAGATCGTGATCGACTCCGTGGACGACCTGAAGGCCGCCGCCCGCAACATCGCGTTTTCGCTCTCCCTTTACTCGGGCCAGATGTGCACGGCCCCGCAGAACATCTATGTGCCGCGCGACGGCATCCGCACCGCCGAAGGCCAGGTGAGCTTCGAGGCCGTCGCCCAGGCGATTGCCGGCGCCGTGCAGAAGTTCGTGTCCGACCCGGCGCGCGCCGTCGAAGTGCTCGGCGCGATCCAGAATGAAGGCGTGACCGCTCGCATCGATGAGGCCCGCAAGCTCGGCACCATGCTCGCCGACAGCCAGACGCTGGAACACCCGCAGTTCGCCGGCGCTCGCGTACGCACGCCGCTCGTGCTTTCGCTCGACGCCGCCCGCGACGCCGCCCAGTTCACACGCGAATGGTTCGGGCCGATCTCGTTCGTGATCGCCACGGATTCGACCGACCAGTCGCTTAAGCTGGCAGGCGAGACCGCGCGAGACCACGGTGCGCTCACGCTCTCCGTCTACAGCACGGACGACGCCGTGATCGAAGCGGCTCACGAAGCCGCGATCACCGGCGGGGTGGCGCTCTCGATCAACCTCACGGGCGGCGTGTTCGTGAACCAGTCGGCCGCGTTCTCGGACTTCCACGGCACCGGTGCGAACCCCGCGGCGAACGCCGCACTCGCCGACGCCGCCTTCGTGGCGAACCGCTTCCGCGTAGTTCAGAGCCGCGTTCATGTTGAACCGAAAGCGGCCCCCGCGGTAGCCAGCTGA
- a CDS encoding long-chain fatty acid--CoA ligase, with translation MEKVWLKSYPPGVPAEIDASRYASITALLEESFSEFRAKPAFACMGKTITYGELDQLSQRLAAWFQSRGIARGARIALMMPNVLQYPVALAAVLRAGYVVVNVNPLYTPRELEHQLKDSGAEAIVVLENFAGTVSAVIANTRVKHVLVAAMGDLLGAKGFVVNFVVRRVKKMVPAWSLPGHVRFNDALAEGARKGFKRVEQTPEDVAFLQYTGGTTGVAKGATLLHSNLIANVLQSAAWTEPALAKLPSGTQPVTVAALPLYHVFALTVCGLLTLRTGGLAILIPNPRDIAGMIKELHGYSITCFPAVNTLYNAMLNHPDFGNLDFTHLLVANGGGMAVQEAVAKRWYERTRTPIVEGYGLSETSPSVTCNPVTATEYTGTIGLPLPSTEISIRDDAGNELPLGEAGEICIRGPQVMAGYWQRPEETAKVMTPDGYFKSGDVGLMNARGYIKLVDRKKDMILVSGFNVYPNEVEDVVAKLPGVFEVAAVGVPDQNSGEAVKLYIVKKDPALTDKDVFEYCKTQLTGYKRPKIIEFRNDLPKSNVGKILRRELRDGRA, from the coding sequence ATGGAAAAAGTCTGGCTGAAATCGTACCCGCCCGGCGTTCCCGCTGAAATCGACGCGAGCCGTTACGCGTCCATCACTGCGCTGCTCGAAGAGAGCTTCAGCGAATTCCGGGCAAAGCCCGCCTTCGCGTGCATGGGCAAGACGATCACCTACGGTGAGCTGGACCAACTCTCCCAGCGCCTGGCCGCATGGTTCCAGTCGCGCGGTATCGCACGCGGCGCGCGCATCGCGCTCATGATGCCCAACGTGCTGCAGTATCCGGTCGCGCTCGCCGCAGTGCTGCGCGCGGGCTACGTCGTCGTCAACGTGAACCCGCTCTACACGCCGCGCGAACTCGAGCACCAGTTGAAGGACAGCGGCGCCGAGGCGATCGTCGTCCTGGAGAATTTCGCTGGCACCGTGAGTGCAGTCATCGCCAATACGCGCGTGAAGCACGTGCTGGTCGCGGCGATGGGCGATCTCCTTGGCGCGAAGGGCTTTGTCGTCAACTTCGTCGTGCGGCGGGTGAAGAAGATGGTGCCCGCCTGGAGTTTGCCCGGCCACGTGCGTTTCAACGACGCGCTCGCCGAAGGTGCACGCAAAGGCTTCAAACGCGTCGAGCAGACGCCGGAGGACGTCGCTTTCCTTCAGTACACGGGCGGCACGACCGGCGTAGCGAAGGGCGCAACGCTGCTGCATAGCAACCTGATCGCCAACGTGCTGCAGTCGGCGGCATGGACCGAGCCCGCGCTCGCCAAACTGCCGTCCGGTACGCAGCCGGTGACAGTCGCGGCGCTGCCGCTTTATCACGTGTTCGCGCTGACCGTTTGCGGGCTGCTGACGCTGCGCACCGGCGGTCTTGCGATCCTGATTCCGAATCCGCGCGACATCGCCGGCATGATCAAGGAACTGCACGGCTACTCGATCACGTGTTTCCCCGCGGTCAACACGCTCTACAACGCGATGCTTAATCATCCGGATTTCGGCAATCTGGACTTCACGCACCTGCTCGTTGCAAACGGCGGCGGCATGGCCGTCCAGGAAGCCGTGGCCAAGCGCTGGTACGAGCGCACGCGTACGCCGATCGTCGAAGGCTACGGGCTCTCGGAAACCTCACCCAGCGTGACCTGTAATCCGGTCACGGCAACGGAATACACCGGCACGATCGGTTTGCCCTTGCCCTCCACCGAGATTTCGATTCGCGACGACGCCGGCAATGAACTGCCGCTCGGCGAAGCCGGTGAGATCTGCATTCGCGGGCCGCAGGTGATGGCGGGTTACTGGCAGCGTCCGGAAGAAACGGCGAAGGTCATGACACCCGATGGCTACTTCAAGTCGGGCGACGTCGGCCTCATGAATGCGCGCGGCTACATCAAGCTCGTCGACCGCAAGAAGGACATGATTCTCGTCTCGGGCTTCAACGTCTATCCGAACGAAGTCGAGGACGTTGTGGCGAAGCTGCCGGGCGTGTTCGAAGTGGCGGCGGTCGGTGTGCCGGACCAGAACTCCGGCGAGGCGGTGAAGCTCTATATCGTCAAGAAGGACCCGGCGCTCACCGACAAGGATGTGTTCGAGTACTGCAAGACGCAGCTCACCGGCTACAAGCGGCCGAAGATCATCGAGTTCCGCAACGATCTGCCCAAGAGCAACGTCGGCAAGATCCTGCGCCGCGAGCTGCGCGACGGTCGCGCCTGA